The following is a genomic window from Antechinus flavipes isolate AdamAnt ecotype Samford, QLD, Australia chromosome 3, AdamAnt_v2, whole genome shotgun sequence.
CACCTGAGGAAATGAAGTTGATGGAAAATATGACACTTTGTGGGCACCACGTACCCAAGATGTGACAATAAGAAACAGGCTATAAATTATTCAGAATTATGGAAAGAAAGGTtcacagatttagatctggaaaggctGTTAAAATCTAGCCCCTTCATTTTTTATTAGACACCTTTAGAAGTCACTCCATACAATCTTCTCCCTTTAAACCTTTACGCTTCCCATTTGCTTGCTTGGAACTCCAAGGAACAGGCTCCCCTAAGCAGAACATGATCTTCGGAAAGTTCATTGTCAGGCTGGTGAGTTAACTTTTCCCTCAGATTGATGAACTGAAAGGTGGAGCTCTTCCCAAAGCTTTCATTTATATCTAGACTTTCCCAAGGAATGATACTCCATTTTCCCACTGCATTTCTGCTAGGTTTGGACTCCACAGAACATGATGTCCACCCTCATGGTGATCCCCTCTCACcacttccttttgtgtattgtcttcccctattaaattgtaagctacttgagagACTGACTCAAGAAGACTTGTCTAAAGActgtcctttttcttattttgcatacTCAGCACATAGCATAGTGTCTGATACTTAATGTTTACTGACTCataaattcattaatttaatgAAGCTATAGCTGCatataattcactttttaaaatcctttcagaAAAACCTTTCCCAGGACTCTATTCCAAAGGATATGAATCATTAATAAAAAGGCATTTTGAGGAAAACAAGTTTTTAGCCTCTTACAGATGGAACTACATTCATGAAAATACAATAACCAAAGCCACTGGCAGTTTTCACAAAGGAAAACTATGAATGtatgagaattttcattttttagctaGCTGCTATTAGGATATACAGCAACAACCTTAGAAATTAAGATCATTCCAGAGAAAcaattgtggaaactgaatgtggatcaaagcatagtattttcattttgttgttgtttgcttgctatttttttctcgtgatttttaaattttgatttgatttttcttgcacagcatgatgaatatggaaaaatgtttagaagaattgcacatatttaacccatactggattgcttattgtctagaggagggggggaaggagagagaaaaatttggaacacaaggttttgcaaaggtgaatgctgaaaactatctctgcgtgtatttgaaaaaagtaaaaaagctattttttttaaaaaagaaattaagatcaAACATTAGAAATGGCACATCTTTATTAAGGAGTGTCAATGATAAACTGACCTTAAGTTGTCTCTTAAAACCACATCTACCCTCAAAGAAAAATTTGTTTAACAACAACTGATCCAGTTGCTCAGAAACTTGTATCCATGTGTGTTTCAATTTGACAAGGGGATTTTTAGGCATTTATTTCAACACTTATGTGCTTCCccaaattcaaataaaacatgTTCAACTCATCAGAACAGTCTCAGATGTGTTATTCTCAACGCTACCCTCTTCCCACCAAGGCACATACTTAGAGTCTTCAAAAGAGTTTCTATGAAAACAGGAACTTTTATTTCATCCCTTTTTTCCTCAGAATCCTCAAGGTATTTTTCAGGAACCAAATGGTCAGTCTACCTCTCAAGAGAATAGGATCAAGATGAGAATCACTAATCTAACAACTGTCTCAATGAGTCAAAGaccaataaaatcatttttataattcatAAAAAGTACTCATACCAAAAAGCAAGAAAGATCTAAATTAAATTACAGGgagaataaatgttttaaaataatatttataaaaagtgcaACTTGACAGAAACAGAAGGTTCAAGGACAATTCACATGCTTTGGCAATTTGTCTTTGTACAATCAAAGGGAGAAATATCAGAACCTTGGTTTAGAGAAGAAATGTTAGATCCACTATGAAGTGAAAACCATGGAATGGTCAATTGCCTAATGCTGCAAATCTATTATCACAAATAATTCCTAATAAATTTTCCACTTGATAACCCACATAATAAGATAAAAGTTCACAGAACTTTCTTCATGAATAACTGTCTCTCCATGGAGCTCTTGCACTAAGCATGATTCTAAGTATCAGTTCCTtaaattctccctttttttttttcctatccaaagCTCAATTAATTTCACTggaagctttctttctttctttcttcttcttttttttttaaacagtttgaAAGTCTAAAAAGAACACATTTGATGGTTCAGACACAGCATCTAGATTGGGTCTGTTTTGCTGGTTTGTAATGAGTAATATCCACAGTCTGTGAAGGTCCTTCAGCTCTTTGGCGCAAAATCACTGGTACTACCATATCAAACAGGGTTTCAAACACATAGTCCACATTGTAGCCTGTCTTTGCGCTAGTCTCAAAGCACATCTTTTCAGCAGCTGGCACCTCCTTTTCATCTAACATTCTGTATTTCAGAATCTTCTTATAAAGAGCCATGGCGTCATCCAGACAAACTCGCTTCGGGGCTCTGGCCGAGTTACAGCTGCCAGTGGCCTTTCCAGGCTCATTCAGACCTTCTGCACCATCCTCCCCACCGACATCATCAATGAGATCGATCTTGTTCCCCACAATGGCAAAGAGGCAGTCCGTGCTGGCTGTGTCTGTCAGAGATAAGAACCTGTCTTCCAGTTCAATGAGGCTCTGCAGGTGGTTCACATCATAGGTGAGAATAATAGCGGCAGCTCCTCTGCAGTACATAGACCCAAGACCATGGAATTGCTCCCTTCctggtagaaagaaaaagaaggtagggagaagaaaagaaacagtcAGTTATACCTAAGaacatcttggggagggggtccCATTGTTAAGCAGAAATCCTGCTAGGGAGGGGAAGATGAATGGAAACATTTCTCTTAGGAGTGGTTATAAAACCATCAGAATGAGGCAATCCTTACTCATATTCAAGAACTCTTTACTATATTTTCCTCTTAAATTAAGAAGATTGAATAAGCTGCAAtaggttttttaattttaaaaaaatgactttaaatgaaATGACTTAACATCATCAAAGATCTTAAGGTTCCCGTCACTATCTCAAGATTTTTCAAATGCTAAACAGGTGCCTCCAcgtccttttctctcattctctttttaattttccgCAATCTGACTTCAGATCTCCTTATTCAACAGAAAATATTCTCTCCAAATTCACTAAAGATCTCTTAATTGCAAAATCCAGTCTCCTTTTCTCATACCTCATTCTTTTTGACCTTCCAAGATCCAGTCAATCACCCTCTTcttaatacacatttttttagATTTCCATAatattgctctctctctctcccacctctcTGACTGCTCATTCTGTTGCTACATCTTCAGGTTATGCCCATTGTGAGTTTCTCTAGGGGTGTGCTGAAGCCAGCCCAAACTGGTTCATAgaaaattgttatattttttcactgtatttacacttcagaaataaGCAAATACTTAAATCAgggcttgcttttttattttgttgcttgCCTACACTTTATAAAGTAATGCAGAAAAAACTTAAATGTGTGccctgtataatttttttttctttctaagagcTGGCTGCTAAATATTTGCCAGCATATTGCTAAATGtccccaaggctctgtcctggacc
Proteins encoded in this region:
- the RAB20 gene encoding ras-related protein Rab-20 is translated as MRKPDVKIVLLGDMNVGKTSLLHRYMERRFQETVSTVGGAFYLKQWRSYNISIWDTAGREQFHGLGSMYCRGAAAIILTYDVNHLQSLIELEDRFLSLTDTASTDCLFAIVGNKIDLIDDVGGEDGAEGLNEPGKATGSCNSARAPKRVCLDDAMALYKKILKYRMLDEKEVPAAEKMCFETSAKTGYNVDYVFETLFDMVVPVILRQRAEGPSQTVDITHYKPAKQTQSRCCV